In the Anaerolineales bacterium genome, one interval contains:
- the gatB gene encoding Asp-tRNA(Asn)/Glu-tRNA(Gln) amidotransferase subunit GatB, with the protein MPAYEAVIGLETHIQLNTASKIFCACKADSWGDPPNTNICPVCSGLPGVLPVLNWGAVEKAAVLAAAMGAELNPVSYFDRKNYFYPDLPKGYQISQYDQPLARGGGMDVPTADGVRRVSIHKLHIEEDAGKTVHRADGGRLIDFNRCGVPLVEMVTGPDLRSAEEAAQYLIRLRQLLRWLGISEADMEKGHLRADGNVSIRPVGSKELNTKTEIKNVNSIDSLRSAIETEIERQIRAVENGEEIQPWTLGWDENTGTLSKMRSKETEADYRYFREPDLLPVTLDEARRAAVQAGLPELPLARRARFTAQYGLPEYDADILSGERALSDYYEAAVASYGGDPKRVSNWLMNDILAMLNERGLSASELKLTPAYLAEILKLMDEGKVNTPTGKALLARVQAGDGAPADIVEAEGLAQVSDEGELRALGEEIVAANPGNVASYRAGKQALIGWFV; encoded by the coding sequence ATGCCCGCCTACGAAGCCGTCATCGGTCTGGAAACCCACATTCAGCTCAACACCGCTAGCAAAATCTTCTGCGCCTGCAAGGCTGACTCCTGGGGCGACCCGCCCAACACCAACATTTGTCCCGTGTGCTCCGGGCTGCCCGGCGTGCTGCCGGTGCTCAACTGGGGCGCCGTGGAAAAGGCCGCCGTGCTGGCTGCGGCAATGGGCGCCGAACTGAATCCGGTCTCCTATTTCGACCGCAAGAACTACTTCTACCCCGACCTGCCCAAGGGCTACCAGATCTCGCAATATGACCAACCGCTGGCCCGCGGCGGGGGCATGGACGTGCCCACCGCCGACGGCGTGCGCCGGGTAAGCATTCACAAATTGCACATCGAGGAAGACGCCGGCAAGACGGTGCACCGCGCCGACGGGGGCCGCCTGATCGATTTCAACCGCTGCGGCGTGCCGCTGGTCGAGATGGTCACCGGGCCGGACCTGCGCTCCGCCGAGGAGGCGGCGCAGTACCTGATCCGCCTGCGCCAGCTGCTGCGCTGGCTGGGCATCTCCGAAGCCGACATGGAGAAGGGCCATCTGCGCGCCGATGGCAACGTCTCGATCCGCCCGGTGGGCAGCAAGGAGCTCAACACCAAGACCGAGATCAAGAACGTCAACTCGATCGACTCGCTGCGCTCAGCGATTGAAACCGAGATCGAACGCCAGATCCGCGCGGTGGAGAATGGCGAAGAGATCCAGCCTTGGACGCTGGGCTGGGACGAGAACACGGGGACGCTAAGCAAGATGCGCAGCAAGGAAACCGAGGCCGATTACCGCTACTTCCGCGAGCCCGACCTGCTGCCAGTGACCCTGGACGAGGCCCGGCGCGCCGCGGTGCAGGCCGGCTTGCCGGAGCTACCCCTGGCCCGCCGGGCGCGCTTCACCGCCCAATACGGCCTGCCGGAATACGACGCCGACATCCTCAGCGGCGAGCGCGCCCTCTCGGACTACTACGAGGCCGCCGTCGCCAGCTACGGTGGCGATCCCAAGCGCGTTTCCAACTGGCTGATGAACGACATCCTCGCGATGCTGAACGAAAGAGGCCTGAGCGCCAGCGAGCTCAAGCTGACGCCCGCTTACCTGGCCGAGATCCTCAAGCTGATGGACGAAGGCAAGGTGAACACGCCGACCGGCAAGGCGTTGCTGGCCAGGGTGCAGGCAGGCGACGGCGCGCCCGCGGACATCGTGGAGGCCGAGGGCCTGGCCCAGGTCAGCGACGAAGGCGAGCTGCGCGCCCTGGGCGAGGAGATCGTGGCTGCCAACCCGGGCAACGTGGCCAGCTACCGCGCCGGCAAGCAGGCGCTGATCGGCTGGTTCGTG